From Eubalaena glacialis isolate mEubGla1 chromosome 5, mEubGla1.1.hap2.+ XY, whole genome shotgun sequence, one genomic window encodes:
- the NPY1R gene encoding neuropeptide Y receptor type 1, which produces MNSTLFSQVENRSIYYNFSEKNSQFLAFENDDCHLPLAMIFMLALAYGAVIILGVSGNLALIIIILKQKELRNVTNILIVNLSFSDLLVAIMCLPFTFVYTLMDHWVFGEAMCKLNPFVQCVSITVSIFSLVLIAVERHQLIINPRGWRPSNRHAYVGIAVIWVLALASSLPFLIYQVLTDEPFQNVTLDAFKDKYVCFDKFPSDSHRLSYTTLLLVLQYFGPLCFIFICYFKIYIRLKRRNNMMDKMRDNKYRSSETKRINIMLLSIVVAFAVCWLPLTIFNTVFDWNHQIIATCNHNLLFLLCHLTAMISTCVNPIFYGFLNKNFQRDLQFFFSFCDFRSQDDDYETIAMSTVHTDVSKTSLKQPSPVTLKKIHTDDNEKI; this is translated from the exons ATGAATTCAACGTTATTTTCCCAGGTAGAAAATCGTTCAATCTATTATAATTTTTCAGAGAAGAATTCCCAGTTTTTGGCTTTTGAAAATGACGATTGTCATCTGCCCTTGGCCATGATATTCATGTTAGCTCTTGCTTATGGAGCTGTGATCATTCTTGGGGTCTCTGGAAACCTGGCCTTGATCATCATCATCTTGAAACAAAAGGAGTTGAGAAATGTCACCAACATCCTGATTGTGAACCTTTCCTTCTCAGACTTGCTTGTTGCTATCATGTGTCTCCCCTTCACGTTTGTCTACACGTTGATGGACCACTGGGTTTTTGGTGAGGCAATGTGCAAGTTGAACCCTTTTGTGCAGTGTGTTTCCATCACTGTGTCTATCTTCTCTCTGGTCCTCATTGCCGTGGAACGGCATCAGCTGATCATCAATCCACGGGGCTGGAGACCAAGTAATAGACATGCTTATGTAGGCATTGCTGTCATCTGGGTCCTTGCTTTGGCttcttctctgcccttcctgATCTACCAAGTATTGACGGATGAACCGTTCCAAAATGTGACCCTTGATGCGTTCAAGGACAAGTACGTCTGCTTTGATAAATTTCCATCAGACTCTCACCGGTTGTCTTACACCACTCTCCTCTTGGTGCTGCAGTATTTTGGCCCactctgttttatatttatttgctaCTTCAAG ATATATATAcgcttaaaaagaagaaacaacatGATGGACAAGATGAGAGACAATAAGTACAGGTCCAGCGAAACCAAAAGAATCAACATCATGCTGCTGTCCATCGTGGTGGCGTTTGCGGTCTGCTGGCTGCCGCTCACCATCTTCAACACCGTGTTCGACTGGAATCATCAGATCATTGCTACGTGCAACCATAATCTGttattcctgctctgccaccTCACAGCCATGATCTCCACCTGTGTCAACCCCATATTTTACGGCTTCCTGAACAAAAACTTCCAGAGAGACCTGCAGTTCTTCTTTAGCTTCTGTGATTTCCGGTCTCAGGATGACGACTACGAGACCATCGCCATGTCCACCGTGCACACGGATGTTTCCAAGACGTCTCTGAAGCAGCCAAGCCCAGTCACGCTTAAAAAGATCCACACTGATGATAATGAAAAAATCTGA